The following are from one region of the Gouania willdenowi unplaced genomic scaffold, fGouWil2.1 scaffold_197_arrow_ctg1, whole genome shotgun sequence genome:
- the LOC114458849 gene encoding centromere-associated protein E-like produces MSNNMTKDPLTDALLRRGSNFWEEENNTILQSKDKEISDLKELLDLRNNEFYDKSKQLQEYLMERERMEAQINSIFKSKDSEIYKLKKIVRTTNAQLLEKTQQLEKSPQEAQRLQSHKKDVNETKFSLEELHRNFNAQKNQLVAEKDALQCEIHQLNNRLEQQDKSFSQQQAEAKKIIRDKDFDLKKKDLLMDEHQETITELSNTLKKVEEDFQIQTDQCTQLDMECAEALKEVEDLEEALYQTESQSQQELTLLQTSLDKAKEKLHAQDLQREKEQSENAKMISTMMDDLAQTKNVLVDTQENADQAMKIILDKDFHLKKKDLLIDEHQRTITEISNALKKVEEDFKIQTDQCTQLVMEKAEALKEVQALEEAHCQKESQSQQQLTLLQTSLDKAKEKLHAQDLQIEKERSENAKKISTMMDDLAQMQNILVDAQANADQQKDSLSTRTHTLKDKEKDKKE; encoded by the coding sequence atgtcaaataacATGACAAAAGACCCTTTAACCGATGCCTTACTTCGAAGAGGAAGTAATTTCtgggaagaagaaaacaacaccATCCTTCAAAGCAAAGACAAGGAAATATCTGATCTCAAAGAATTACTGGATCTGAGGAACAACGAATTCTACGACAAAAGCAAGCAGTTGCAGGAGTACCTGATGGAGAGGGAGCGTATGGAAGCACAAATCAACTCCATCTTTAAAAGTAAAGACAGTGAAATTTACAAACTCAAAAAAATAGTGCGTACGACAAATGCACAATTGCTGGAGAAAACCCAGCAGTTGGAGAAGAGCCCGCAGGAAGCACAAAGGCTTCAAAGCCATAAAAAAGATGTGAACGAGACCAAATTTTCACTGGAGGAGTTACATCGGAATTTCAATGCTCAGAAGAATCAGTTGGTGGCAGAGAAGGATGCTTTGCAGTGTGAGATTCATCAGCTGAACAACCGGCTTGAGCAACAGGATAAATCTTTTAGTCAGCAGCAAGCTGAGGCTAAGAAGATCATCCGTGACAAagattttgatttgaaaaagaagGATCTTCTCATGGATGAACATCAAGAAACTATAACAGAACTAAGCAACACTCTCAAGAAGGTGGAGGAGGACTTCCAAATCCAGACAGACCAGTGCACCCAACTGGACATGGAGTGTGCTGAAGCTTTGAAAGAAGTCGAGGATTTAGAGGAAGCTCTCTACCAGACAGAGAGCCAATCCCAACAAGAACTGACCCTGCTACAGACCTCCCTGGATAAAGCAAAGGAAAAGCTTCACGCCCAAGATCTGCAGAGAGAAAAGGAGCAGTCTGAGAACGCCAAGATGATTTCTACCATGATGGACGACCTCGCTCAGACAAAGAATGTCTTAGTGGACACACAAGAAAATGCTGACCAGGCTATGAAGATCATCCTAGACAAagattttcatttgaaaaagaaggATCTTCTCATTGATGAACATCAACGGACTATTACAGAAATAAGCAACGCTCTCAAGAAGGTGGAGGAGGACTTCAAAATCCAGACAGACCAGTGCACCCAACTGGTGATGGAGAAGGCTGAAGCGTTGAAAGAAGTCCAGGCATTAGAGGAAGCTCACTGCCAGAAAGAGAGCCAATCCCAACAACAACTGACCCTGCTACAGACCTCCCTGGATAAAGCAAAGGAAAAGCTTCACGCCCAAGATCTGCAGATAGAAAAGGAGCGGTCTGAGAACGCCAAGAAGATTTCTACCATGATGGACGACCTCGCTCAGATGCAGAATATCTTAGTGGACGCACAAGCAAATGCTGACCAGCAGAAGGACAGCCTCTCtacaaggacacacacactcaaggacAAGGAGAAGGATAAGAAGGAATAA